A genomic region of Streptomyces sp. R33 contains the following coding sequences:
- a CDS encoding MerR family transcriptional regulator has product MRSDTQYSIGELSRRTGLTVKTIRYYSDRGIVPPTDRSPAGYRFYGPDALTRLELARTLRELGLDLATVRKVLDREASLSEVMQAHADALDVQIRTLSLRRALLRAAAGRGRPTPLEMDLVHRLATLSRTERHRLVADFIDEAFTGLHTNAEFVSLMQSVLPELPESPTPEQVDAWVGLAELCQTADFRGAIRRTAEDQAEELSRRGGIALQESLNLAMRERINEAVSTGLFPASTADASPADPLGELYAQTFERAEESDLGRWLLARLRTNTDPLVERYWQLLATANGWPPSSTLAPVHSWFTGAAA; this is encoded by the coding sequence ATGCGCAGCGACACGCAATATTCCATCGGGGAGTTGTCCCGCCGGACCGGACTGACGGTGAAGACGATCCGGTACTACTCCGACCGGGGCATTGTCCCGCCGACTGACCGGAGCCCGGCGGGCTACCGGTTCTACGGTCCGGACGCGCTTACCCGCCTCGAGCTGGCCCGCACACTGCGCGAACTGGGGCTCGACCTGGCCACGGTGCGCAAGGTGCTGGACCGGGAGGCTTCCCTGTCGGAGGTCATGCAAGCTCACGCCGACGCCTTGGACGTGCAGATCCGTACCTTGAGCCTGCGCCGCGCCCTTCTTCGAGCGGCCGCCGGGCGCGGCCGCCCTACTCCTCTGGAGATGGACCTCGTGCACCGACTTGCCACACTCTCCCGGACCGAACGCCATCGACTCGTGGCCGACTTCATCGACGAAGCCTTCACGGGCCTTCACACCAATGCCGAGTTCGTGAGCCTGATGCAATCCGTTCTGCCTGAACTACCCGAAAGTCCCACGCCCGAGCAGGTCGATGCCTGGGTGGGACTTGCCGAACTCTGCCAGACAGCGGACTTCCGTGGTGCGATCCGGCGGACAGCCGAGGACCAAGCGGAAGAGCTCTCCCGGAGGGGCGGCATCGCGCTGCAAGAGTCCCTCAACCTGGCGATGCGCGAACGGATCAACGAGGCTGTGTCTACCGGGCTGTTTCCGGCCTCCACCGCGGACGCATCCCCGGCCGACCCACTGGGAGAGCTCTACGCCCAGACGTTCGAGCGTGCCGAGGAGAGCGATCTGGGCCGCTGGCTCCTCGCCCGCCTGCGCACGAACACCGACCCGCTCGTGGAGCGCTACTGGCAGCTCCTGGCGACGGCAAACGGATGGCCCCCCTCATCGACCCTCGCGCCGGTTCACTCCTGGTTCACAGGGGCGGCGGCATGA
- a CDS encoding helix-turn-helix transcriptional regulator: MEQPAPESESPPALKLAEVLAEIRMSPSAFYRMRARGQAPRMTKLPNGELRCRRSDLDAWWDACEKDSDTWR; the protein is encoded by the coding sequence ATGGAGCAGCCTGCTCCGGAATCGGAGTCACCGCCTGCCTTGAAGCTTGCGGAGGTTCTGGCGGAGATCCGCATGAGTCCGTCGGCGTTCTACCGTATGCGCGCGCGAGGGCAAGCGCCCCGGATGACCAAACTGCCAAACGGCGAACTCAGGTGCCGTCGTTCCGATCTGGACGCCTGGTGGGATGCTTGTGAGAAGGATTCTGACACTTGGCGCTGA
- a CDS encoding aldehyde dehydrogenase family protein → MARYAAPGTEGALMSYASRYAHFIGGEYVEPARGQYFANPSPVTGQTFTEVARGTAEDVERALDAAHAAAPAWGRTSVTERSTILLRIADRMEQNLEALAVAETWENGKPVRETLAADMPLAIDQFRYFAGALRAQEGALSQLDDDTVAYHFHEPLGVVGQIIPWNFPILMAVWKLAPALAAGNTVVLKPAEQTPASVHYWLSLVADLLPPGVVNIVNGFGEEAGKPLASSPRVAKIAFTGETSTGRLIMQYAAEHLKPVTLELGGKSPNLFFDDIWTTDDDLRDKALEGFSMFALNQGEVCTSPSRALIERGRYGDFLDAAVARTELIVPGHPLDTETMIGAQASEEQLRKVLSYVEIGQQEGAKVLTGGRRIDHGGDLAGGFYMEPTIFEGDNRMRIFQEEIFGPVVSVTSFQDFDDAVRIANDTAYGLGAGVWTRDINTAYRAGRAIQAGRVWTNCYHAYPAHAAFGGYKQSGIGRETHKMMLEHYQQTKNLLVSYSPKRLGFF, encoded by the coding sequence ATGGCCCGTTACGCTGCGCCCGGCACCGAAGGCGCGCTCATGTCGTACGCGTCGCGCTACGCCCACTTCATCGGCGGCGAGTACGTCGAGCCCGCCCGCGGCCAGTACTTCGCCAACCCCTCCCCCGTCACCGGCCAGACCTTCACCGAGGTCGCGCGCGGCACGGCCGAGGACGTGGAGCGGGCCCTCGATGCGGCGCACGCGGCGGCGCCCGCCTGGGGGCGCACCTCGGTCACCGAGCGGTCCACGATCCTGCTGCGGATCGCGGACCGGATGGAGCAGAACCTGGAGGCCCTGGCGGTCGCCGAGACCTGGGAGAACGGCAAGCCGGTCCGGGAGACCCTGGCCGCCGACATGCCGCTGGCCATCGACCAGTTCCGCTATTTCGCGGGTGCGCTGCGCGCTCAGGAGGGCGCGCTGAGCCAGCTCGACGACGACACCGTCGCCTACCACTTCCACGAGCCGCTGGGTGTGGTCGGGCAGATCATCCCGTGGAACTTCCCGATCCTGATGGCGGTGTGGAAGCTGGCTCCGGCGCTGGCGGCGGGGAACACCGTGGTGCTGAAGCCGGCCGAGCAGACCCCGGCCTCGGTGCACTACTGGCTGAGCCTGGTGGCGGACCTGCTGCCGCCGGGCGTGGTGAACATCGTCAACGGCTTCGGCGAGGAGGCGGGCAAGCCGCTGGCGTCCAGCCCGCGCGTGGCGAAGATCGCGTTCACCGGGGAGACGTCCACGGGGCGGCTGATCATGCAGTACGCGGCGGAGCACCTCAAGCCGGTCACCCTCGAACTCGGCGGCAAGAGCCCGAACCTCTTCTTCGACGACATCTGGACCACCGACGACGACCTGCGCGACAAGGCCCTGGAGGGGTTCAGCATGTTCGCCCTCAACCAGGGCGAGGTGTGCACGAGCCCCTCGCGCGCCCTGATCGAGCGGGGCCGCTACGGCGACTTCCTCGACGCGGCGGTCGCGCGCACCGAACTGATCGTGCCCGGACACCCGTTGGACACGGAGACGATGATCGGCGCGCAGGCCTCCGAGGAGCAGCTGCGCAAGGTCCTCTCGTACGTGGAGATCGGCCAGCAGGAAGGCGCGAAGGTCCTCACCGGTGGCCGGCGGATCGACCACGGCGGCGACCTGGCGGGCGGCTTCTACATGGAGCCGACCATCTTCGAGGGCGACAACCGGATGCGGATCTTCCAGGAGGAGATCTTCGGCCCGGTGGTGTCGGTGACGTCCTTCCAGGACTTCGACGACGCCGTCCGGATCGCCAACGACACGGCGTACGGCTTGGGCGCCGGCGTCTGGACCCGCGACATCAACACGGCGTACCGGGCGGGCCGCGCGATCCAGGCCGGCCGCGTCTGGACGAACTGCTACCACGCCTACCCGGCGCACGCAGCCTTCGGCGGCTACAAGCAGTCGGGCATCGGCCGCGAGACCCACAAGATGATGCTGGAGCACTACCAGCAGACGAAGAACCTCCTGGTCTCGTACTCGCCGAAGCGTCTCGGCTTCTTCTAG
- a CDS encoding GAF domain-containing protein: MDDPSVALPGGTDPAERTRVLRRAHTAFTQDGRVEAPVRAVIANSWRRCARARIGPECAPRVDLAEAELRSYRAQHPLARVMPVFRDLVGAFAAHGAHLLAVCDARGSLLWVEGETATLRRAEGLGFVPGARWAETAMGTNAPGTAVAVGEPVQVFGAEHFSHRVHPWTCAAAPVHDPRTGRLLGAVDITGGDGLAHPHSLAFVQAVARAAEAQLALLDPFPQAAGDTLGALGRDEALLVGGDGTRIRLGRRHSEIMALLAHHPEGLSGEELAIALYEDESVSPVTLRAEMSRLRGLLGGRAPLSRPYRTAAPLEADFSVVSRQLAAGAVSAALHHYAGPLLPGSTAPGIVRLRRRIEDQARAAVIARADVGLLTDWVCAPWGADDPAVWRSLAATLPPEGRTAALARVRALDSELGTGGPGRGSGAGAEPPTVRREPTRPGRATYPQPARS, encoded by the coding sequence ATGGACGATCCGTCGGTGGCGCTGCCGGGCGGGACCGATCCCGCCGAGCGCACGCGCGTACTGCGGCGGGCGCACACCGCGTTCACGCAGGACGGGCGGGTCGAGGCTCCGGTCCGGGCGGTGATCGCGAACTCCTGGCGGCGGTGCGCCAGGGCCCGGATCGGCCCGGAGTGCGCGCCCCGGGTGGACCTGGCGGAGGCGGAGCTGCGGTCGTACCGGGCGCAGCACCCGCTGGCCCGGGTGATGCCGGTGTTCCGGGACCTCGTGGGGGCCTTCGCGGCGCACGGGGCCCATCTGCTGGCGGTGTGCGACGCGCGGGGCAGTCTGCTGTGGGTGGAGGGCGAGACGGCCACGCTGCGCCGGGCCGAGGGCCTCGGCTTCGTACCGGGCGCCCGCTGGGCCGAAACGGCGATGGGGACCAACGCACCGGGCACGGCGGTTGCCGTCGGAGAGCCGGTCCAGGTCTTCGGCGCCGAGCACTTCAGCCACCGGGTCCACCCCTGGACGTGTGCGGCGGCCCCGGTGCACGACCCCCGTACCGGCCGGCTGCTCGGCGCGGTGGACATCACCGGCGGCGACGGCCTGGCCCATCCGCACTCCCTCGCCTTCGTGCAGGCCGTCGCCCGGGCCGCAGAGGCCCAGCTGGCGCTGCTCGACCCGTTCCCGCAGGCCGCCGGGGACACCCTCGGCGCCCTCGGCCGGGACGAGGCCCTGCTGGTCGGCGGTGACGGTACGAGGATCCGCCTGGGGCGGCGGCACAGCGAGATCATGGCGCTCCTCGCGCACCACCCCGAGGGGCTGTCGGGCGAGGAGCTGGCGATCGCGCTGTACGAGGACGAGTCGGTGTCACCGGTGACCCTGCGCGCCGAAATGTCACGGCTGCGCGGGCTGTTGGGGGGCCGCGCCCCGCTCTCGCGGCCCTACCGGACGGCGGCGCCGCTGGAGGCGGACTTCAGCGTCGTGAGCCGTCAGCTGGCGGCCGGCGCCGTGTCGGCCGCGCTCCACCACTACGCGGGCCCGCTGCTCCCCGGCTCGACCGCGCCGGGCATCGTCCGGCTGCGGCGCCGGATCGAGGACCAGGCACGGGCCGCCGTGATCGCCCGGGCGGACGTGGGGCTCCTGACCGACTGGGTGTGCGCCCCGTGGGGCGCGGACGATCCGGCGGTGTGGCGGTCCCTGGCCGCAACCCTGCCGCCGGAGGGCCGCACGGCCGCGCTGGCCCGCGTACGGGCCCTCGACAGCGAACTCGGCACCGGGGGACCCGGCCGAGGCTCAGGCGCCGGCGCCGAACCACCTACCGTACGCCGGGAGCCGACGCGGCCGGGCCGTGCAACGTATCCGCAACCTGCCCGCTCCTAG
- a CDS encoding SAM-dependent methyltransferase translates to MESEPVAVVVGGRAEVVDDDWGRETAVIRLDGRRFGPDALYGLAEFSHLEVVYHFDRVPVEKIETGARHPRGNPDWPLVGIFAQRGKNRPNRLGVSRCRILKVDGLDVHVEGLDAVDGTPVLDLKPYLAEFGPRGDLRQPDWATALMRDYY, encoded by the coding sequence GTGGAGTCGGAGCCGGTGGCCGTGGTGGTGGGCGGCCGCGCGGAGGTCGTCGACGACGACTGGGGCCGGGAGACGGCCGTGATCCGCCTGGACGGCCGCCGGTTCGGCCCGGACGCCCTGTACGGGCTGGCGGAGTTCTCGCACCTCGAGGTGGTCTACCACTTCGACCGCGTCCCGGTGGAGAAGATCGAGACGGGCGCGCGGCACCCCCGGGGCAACCCGGACTGGCCGCTGGTCGGCATCTTCGCCCAGCGCGGCAAGAACAGGCCGAACCGGCTGGGTGTCTCCCGGTGCCGGATCCTGAAGGTGGACGGCTTGGACGTGCACGTGGAGGGCCTGGACGCGGTGGACGGCACCCCGGTGCTCGACCTGAAGCCCTACCTGGCCGAATTCGGGCCCCGCGGAGACCTCCGCCAGCCGGACTGGGCCACGGCGCTGATGCGGGACTACTACTGA
- a CDS encoding oxygenase MpaB family protein, with the protein MQRYDRLREILRLDPDKDFLTIYRLTATYEFPWDFTRALELALFRTYAVPSIGRLLAETAEFTDRPQKRYDDTALLLDAVVEHGFESETARTAIRRVNQMHRAYDIGNEDMRYVLCTFVVIPVRWLDAYGWRPMTHHERRASANYYAELGRHMGITDIPGSYEEFEETLNAYEEAHFGWDEGGRKVADSTIGLMASWYPAPLAPAVRALSLSLLDEPLLSAFRYESPRPQVKALFRGALKLRGRAVRLLPPRKAPHYARQNPEIKGYPHGYDVGELGTFPVPGSGGCPVPHPRRPAGADAQPPA; encoded by the coding sequence GTGCAGCGTTACGACCGGCTGAGGGAGATCCTCCGTCTCGACCCCGACAAGGACTTCCTCACCATCTACCGGCTCACCGCCACCTACGAATTCCCCTGGGACTTCACCCGCGCGCTGGAGCTCGCCCTCTTCCGCACCTACGCCGTGCCGAGCATCGGCCGCCTGCTGGCCGAGACCGCCGAGTTCACCGACCGCCCGCAGAAACGCTACGACGACACCGCGCTGCTCCTCGACGCCGTCGTGGAGCACGGATTCGAGAGCGAGACCGCGCGAACCGCGATCCGCCGCGTCAACCAGATGCACCGCGCCTACGACATCGGCAACGAGGACATGCGGTACGTCCTGTGCACTTTCGTGGTGATTCCGGTGCGCTGGCTGGACGCCTACGGCTGGCGCCCGATGACCCACCACGAGCGCCGGGCCAGCGCGAACTACTACGCCGAACTCGGCCGGCACATGGGCATCACGGACATCCCGGGCTCCTACGAGGAGTTCGAGGAGACCCTGAACGCCTACGAAGAGGCCCACTTCGGCTGGGACGAGGGCGGCCGCAAGGTCGCCGACTCCACCATCGGCCTGATGGCCTCCTGGTACCCGGCGCCGCTCGCCCCCGCCGTGCGCGCACTGAGCCTCTCGCTCCTCGACGAGCCGCTGCTGTCGGCTTTCCGCTACGAGAGCCCCCGCCCGCAGGTCAAGGCGCTGTTCCGGGGTGCCCTGAAGCTGCGCGGCCGCGCCGTCCGGCTGCTGCCGCCGCGCAAGGCCCCGCACTACGCCCGGCAGAACCCGGAGATCAAGGGCTACCCCCACGGCTACGACGTGGGCGAGCTCGGCACGTTTCCCGTGCCCGGCTCGGGGGGATGCCCCGTGCCGCATCCCCGCCGGCCGGCCGGGGCCGATGCCCAGCCTCCGGCCTGA
- a CDS encoding class I SAM-dependent methyltransferase, with product MSEDHTHVQEFFGARAADWDRKFPDDGPAFTTAVAEFGLRPGDRVLDAGCGTGRALSALRAAVGPAGTVLGADLTLQMLAAARQAGRGAQGALLLADVARLPLRDGVLDAVFAAGLIAHLPDPEANLRELARVVRPGGRLALFHPIGRAALAARQGRELTPDDLRAEHNLGPLLAGSGWEMTSYADEDARFLALALRRA from the coding sequence ATGAGCGAAGACCACACACACGTGCAGGAGTTCTTCGGGGCACGCGCCGCCGACTGGGACCGGAAGTTCCCGGACGACGGGCCCGCGTTCACGACCGCCGTGGCCGAGTTCGGCCTGCGCCCCGGGGACCGCGTGCTCGACGCGGGCTGCGGGACCGGGCGGGCGCTCTCGGCGCTGCGCGCCGCCGTCGGCCCCGCCGGCACCGTGCTCGGCGCGGACCTGACCCTGCAGATGCTGGCCGCCGCGCGGCAGGCCGGCCGGGGCGCGCAGGGCGCGCTGCTGCTCGCGGACGTGGCCCGGCTGCCGCTGCGCGACGGGGTGCTGGACGCCGTCTTCGCCGCCGGGCTGATCGCGCACCTGCCCGACCCGGAGGCGAACCTGCGCGAGCTCGCCCGCGTCGTCCGCCCCGGCGGCCGGCTCGCCCTGTTCCACCCGATCGGGCGAGCGGCCCTCGCGGCGCGGCAGGGCCGCGAGCTGACGCCGGACGACCTGCGGGCCGAGCACAACCTCGGCCCGCTGCTGGCCGGTTCGGGCTGGGAGATGACCTCGTACGCCGACGAGGACGCCCGCTTCCTGGCGCTCGCGCTGCGCCGCGCCTGA
- a CDS encoding MHYT domain-containing protein, producing MGHLDHAAYGWLTPVLSYVMASIGAALGLRCTVRALAATTGSSRRNWLLTAASAIGTGIWTMHFVAMLGFNVTGTEIHYNVPLTILSLLVAMIVVGAGVFAVGYGKERGRALVLGGLTTGLGVASMHYLGMAALRLHGSISYDPLTVGLSVAIAVVAATAALWAALNIKAPAAVAVASLVMGAAVSSMHYTGMMAVAVRVVPSDHALPGATAMQFIFPLAVGLGSYLFITSAFVALSPTADERAASASAARHLGGQAPGPAAPAAPAR from the coding sequence ATGGGACACCTCGACCACGCGGCCTATGGCTGGCTGACACCCGTACTGTCATATGTGATGGCATCGATCGGCGCCGCCCTCGGGCTGCGCTGCACCGTCCGCGCACTCGCCGCGACGACCGGGTCCTCCCGCCGCAACTGGCTCCTCACCGCGGCCTCCGCCATCGGCACCGGCATCTGGACGATGCACTTCGTCGCGATGCTCGGCTTCAACGTCACCGGCACCGAGATCCACTACAACGTGCCGCTGACCATCCTCAGCCTGCTCGTCGCCATGATCGTCGTGGGCGCCGGCGTCTTCGCCGTCGGCTACGGCAAGGAACGCGGCCGCGCCCTGGTCCTCGGCGGGCTCACCACCGGCCTCGGCGTCGCCAGCATGCACTACCTCGGCATGGCCGCCCTGCGCCTGCACGGCAGCATCTCGTACGACCCGCTCACGGTCGGGCTTTCCGTCGCCATCGCCGTCGTCGCGGCCACCGCCGCGCTGTGGGCCGCGCTCAACATCAAAGCGCCGGCCGCCGTCGCCGTCGCCTCGCTCGTCATGGGCGCCGCCGTCAGCAGCATGCACTACACCGGGATGATGGCGGTCGCCGTCCGCGTCGTCCCCTCGGACCACGCCCTGCCGGGCGCCACCGCGATGCAGTTCATCTTCCCGCTCGCGGTCGGGCTCGGCTCGTACCTCTTCATCACCTCCGCGTTCGTCGCGCTCTCCCCGACCGCCGACGAGCGCGCCGCCTCCGCCTCGGCCGCCCGGCACCTGGGCGGGCAGGCGCCCGGGCCGGCGGCGCCGGCCGCGCCGGCCCGCTGA
- a CDS encoding nitrate- and nitrite sensing domain-containing protein — protein MRTPRRPPEAAAPQLPAPPARGRRAHAGPPAEEPAAQQDPRTGRPGPAAAEAAGGSRRPRLRLRPATVRAKIVSLLMVPVVSLLALWGFATVSTAQDIARLSRVQRVDEQIRTPVAAAVTELQAERRAAVRYLADPAADQGAALEQQSRRTDAAVARLRLGDRHTVAESGDHRTEVVVRVGAFVAAAEALGSTRKDIADRRATQDAAYETYTRVVDSALSVDGALSGGRKAELGPDARVLLEFARAGELLSREDALIAAPGPRTAETLRRLTGVVETRRALTASSAVDLPAAQQAAWQSVAKSAAYAELTAAEDRALATGTATGTGTAGGSAGGSAGGSAGGSAKDAARGAPAGWDAAYSSISTSLREIGAAAHTASADRTDPLAQAGLSPAGAAVLLGLAAVAASLVISVRIGRALVVELVSLRNTALEIAHRKLPHAMDRLRAGQDIDVDAEIPPPPPADDEITQVGEALATVHRAALSAAVERAELASGVSGVFVNLARRSQVLVHKQLTLLDSMERRADDPGELGDLFRLDHLTTRMRRHAESLIILSGAAPGRAWRMPVALTNVVRAAVSEIEDYPRVEVRQLAEAAVAGGAVADLTHLLAELIENATQFSPPHTKVRVSGEPVGAGYVLEVEDRGLGMGRETLHEANRRIEQSEALDLFDSDRLGLFVVSRLAARHGVRVHLRTSPYGGTTAVVLLPNSLLQGAIETGPPPAAAPDHDQLVEAPVDRQEPAPPPPAITVVREDARRSAIREDGRGIPLPDRGPVREEPRPAPVASLRPRGSGGPGTRTQAAPVPAPASDSAPAPAPPPAPAPRRAGGSASVPDAPVTELPRRVRQASLVPQLRETPVPKAPAGARPSEEAPGRSPEQARDRMAAYRAGWVRGAQETGARETGAHAGSEGEV, from the coding sequence ATGCGCACACCCCGCAGACCACCGGAAGCAGCGGCGCCGCAGCTGCCCGCGCCCCCGGCGCGCGGCCGCCGGGCCCACGCCGGACCGCCCGCCGAGGAGCCTGCGGCGCAGCAGGACCCGCGGACCGGCCGCCCCGGTCCGGCGGCCGCCGAAGCCGCCGGCGGATCCCGCCGGCCGCGGCTGCGGCTGCGCCCCGCCACCGTCCGCGCGAAGATCGTGTCGCTGCTGATGGTCCCGGTCGTCTCCCTGCTCGCCCTCTGGGGCTTCGCAACCGTGAGCACCGCCCAGGACATCGCCCGGCTCAGTCGCGTCCAGCGGGTCGACGAGCAGATACGCACCCCCGTCGCGGCCGCCGTCACCGAGCTCCAGGCCGAACGCCGCGCCGCCGTCCGCTACCTGGCCGACCCCGCCGCCGACCAGGGCGCCGCCCTGGAGCAGCAGTCGCGGCGTACCGACGCCGCCGTCGCGCGGCTGCGGCTCGGCGACCGGCACACCGTCGCCGAGTCCGGCGACCACCGCACCGAAGTCGTCGTCCGGGTCGGGGCCTTCGTGGCCGCGGCGGAGGCCCTCGGCTCCACCCGCAAGGACATCGCGGACCGGCGAGCGACCCAGGACGCGGCGTACGAGACGTACACCCGCGTGGTGGACAGCGCCCTCTCCGTCGACGGCGCCCTCTCCGGCGGCCGGAAGGCCGAACTCGGCCCCGATGCGCGCGTCCTGCTCGAATTCGCCCGCGCCGGGGAACTCCTCTCCCGCGAGGACGCCCTGATCGCCGCGCCCGGCCCGCGCACCGCCGAAACGCTCCGGCGCCTCACCGGCGTCGTCGAGACCCGCCGCGCCCTCACCGCGAGTTCCGCCGTCGACCTGCCCGCCGCCCAGCAGGCCGCCTGGCAGTCCGTGGCCAAGAGCGCCGCCTACGCCGAGCTCACCGCTGCCGAGGACCGGGCGCTCGCCACGGGGACGGCCACGGGCACCGGGACGGCCGGTGGGTCGGCCGGTGGGTCGGCCGGTGGGTCGGCCGGTGGGTCGGCCAAGGACGCGGCCCGCGGCGCGCCGGCCGGCTGGGACGCCGCGTACTCGAGCATCAGCACCTCCCTGCGCGAGATCGGGGCCGCCGCGCACACCGCATCCGCCGACCGCACCGACCCACTCGCCCAGGCCGGGCTCAGCCCTGCCGGAGCCGCCGTGCTGCTGGGCCTCGCGGCCGTCGCCGCCTCCCTCGTCATCTCCGTCCGCATCGGCCGCGCCCTCGTCGTGGAACTCGTCTCGCTGCGCAACACCGCCCTGGAGATCGCCCACCGCAAGCTCCCGCACGCCATGGACCGGCTGCGGGCCGGCCAGGACATCGACGTCGACGCCGAGATCCCGCCCCCACCGCCCGCCGACGACGAGATCACCCAGGTCGGCGAGGCGCTCGCCACCGTCCACCGGGCAGCCCTCAGCGCTGCCGTCGAGCGGGCCGAGCTCGCCAGCGGGGTGAGCGGCGTCTTCGTCAACCTCGCCCGCCGCAGCCAGGTCCTCGTGCACAAGCAGCTCACGCTGCTCGACTCGATGGAGCGGCGCGCCGACGACCCCGGCGAACTCGGCGACCTCTTCCGCCTCGACCACCTCACGACGCGGATGCGCAGGCACGCCGAGAGCCTGATCATCCTGTCGGGCGCCGCTCCCGGGCGCGCCTGGCGGATGCCGGTCGCGCTGACCAACGTCGTACGGGCCGCCGTCTCCGAGATCGAGGACTACCCGCGCGTCGAGGTCCGCCAGCTGGCCGAGGCCGCCGTGGCCGGTGGCGCCGTCGCCGACCTCACGCACCTGCTCGCCGAACTCATCGAGAACGCCACCCAGTTCTCCCCGCCCCACACCAAGGTCCGCGTCAGTGGCGAGCCCGTCGGCGCCGGTTACGTCCTGGAGGTCGAGGACCGCGGGCTCGGCATGGGTCGCGAGACCCTCCACGAGGCCAACCGGCGCATCGAACAGTCCGAGGCCCTCGACCTGTTCGACAGCGACCGGCTCGGGCTCTTCGTGGTCAGCCGACTCGCGGCCCGCCACGGTGTGCGGGTGCACCTGCGCACGTCACCGTACGGGGGCACCACCGCCGTGGTGCTCCTGCCGAACTCCCTGCTCCAGGGCGCCATCGAGACCGGCCCGCCGCCGGCTGCGGCCCCGGACCACGACCAGCTGGTCGAGGCCCCGGTGGATCGGCAGGAGCCGGCACCGCCGCCGCCCGCGATCACCGTCGTACGGGAGGACGCCCGGCGCTCGGCGATACGGGAGGACGGGCGCGGCATCCCGCTCCCGGACCGCGGCCCCGTACGGGAGGAGCCGCGCCCGGCCCCGGTGGCCTCGCTGCGGCCGCGGGGTTCCGGGGGCCCGGGAACCCGTACGCAGGCCGCACCGGTTCCGGCGCCGGCTTCGGATTCCGCCCCGGCCCCGGCGCCTCCACCCGCTCCGGCCCCGCGGCGCGCCGGAGGCTCCGCCTCCGTGCCCGACGCCCCGGTCACCGAACTGCCGCGCCGGGTACGCCAGGCCAGCCTCGTGCCGCAGCTGCGCGAGACCCCCGTCCCGAAGGCCCCGGCCGGGGCGCGCCCGTCCGAGGAAGCGCCGGGGCGCAGCCCGGAGCAGGCCCGCGACCGGATGGCGGCCTACCGGGCCGGCTGGGTCCGCGGGGCCCAGGAGACCGGCGCCCGGGAGACCGGCGCCCACGCAGGCAGTGAAGGAGAAGTGTGA
- a CDS encoding roadblock/LC7 domain-containing protein produces the protein MIEHQRFDLDGVRRSGELDWLLDDLVVRVREVRHAVVLSNDGLAVGASSALSREDAEHLAAVASGFHSLAKGAGRHFHVGGVRQTMVEMDEGFLFVAAAGDGSCLAVLSAASADIGLIAYEMARLVKRVGEHLYTPPRFAAQPPAAG, from the coding sequence ATGATCGAGCACCAGAGATTCGATCTCGACGGCGTCCGCAGGTCCGGCGAACTGGACTGGCTGCTGGACGACCTGGTGGTCCGGGTCCGCGAGGTCCGGCATGCCGTGGTCCTGTCCAACGACGGCCTGGCGGTGGGCGCGTCCAGTGCGCTGAGCCGGGAGGACGCGGAGCACCTGGCCGCCGTGGCCTCCGGGTTCCACAGTCTGGCGAAGGGCGCGGGCCGGCATTTCCACGTCGGGGGCGTGCGCCAGACGATGGTGGAGATGGACGAGGGGTTCCTCTTCGTCGCGGCCGCCGGGGACGGTTCCTGCCTCGCCGTCCTCAGCGCGGCGAGCGCCGACATCGGGCTGATCGCCTACGAGATGGCCCGGCTCGTGAAGCGGGTCGGGGAGCACCTGTACACCCCGCCCCGGTTCGCGGCGCAGCCGCCGGCCGCAGGCTGA
- a CDS encoding DUF742 domain-containing protein, whose amino-acid sequence MNGQWYDADAGPLVRPYAMTGGRTKPGPHGVRFDLIALVVMDNEGAAGTDAAAESLLGPEHRALLGLCRSETQSVAELAADADLPVGVVRVLLGDLLEGGHVKVSRPVPPARLPDERILREVIEGLRAL is encoded by the coding sequence ATGAACGGCCAGTGGTACGACGCCGACGCGGGCCCGCTCGTGCGCCCATACGCCATGACCGGCGGGCGTACGAAGCCGGGACCGCACGGGGTCCGGTTCGACCTGATCGCGCTGGTCGTCATGGACAACGAGGGCGCTGCGGGCACGGATGCGGCGGCCGAGTCGCTGCTCGGCCCCGAACACCGGGCACTGCTCGGGCTCTGCCGGTCCGAGACCCAGTCGGTGGCGGAGCTCGCCGCGGACGCGGACCTGCCCGTGGGCGTGGTGCGGGTGCTGCTCGGGGACCTGCTGGAGGGCGGGCACGTCAAGGTCAGCCGGCCGGTGCCGCCGGCCCGGCTGCCGGACGAGCGGATTTTGCGTGAAGTCATCGAGGGATTGCGAGCGCTGTGA